In Fimbriimonadaceae bacterium, the following are encoded in one genomic region:
- a CDS encoding replication initiation factor domain-containing protein, whose product MTGSGGFTQTIDWLAFTLPKAEVADVIKLIGGDWFQSETGFRGYPVAQLMTQGKTGVGKLGTGAPRNPKEVHVDLSAGIVSQWDETKLKAVLAWIFAQKGHVTRIDVALDDREATVAVETVRQAVEAGQLVSRSKQFKVIQASNHREGIRTGETLYFGSRESQSMLRVYDKRLELQSRGREDAQSYGVRWEMEFKQDRAQACAKALLTLDSEDWRAFLVGVLRSYVDFRETTREAESYEKYRAPLLSWWEGLTEGFKRCRLVVERIQQRLDDVAAWLAQSVASMLAVVVACRGDQFLTELIYAGTKKWNQKHYALLNQRKSGTPYVLRVS is encoded by the coding sequence ATGACGGGTTCCGGAGGGTTCACCCAAACCATCGATTGGCTCGCCTTCACCCTGCCGAAAGCTGAGGTCGCGGACGTGATCAAGCTGATTGGCGGCGACTGGTTTCAGAGTGAGACCGGGTTTCGCGGGTATCCCGTGGCTCAGCTCATGACGCAGGGCAAGACGGGCGTCGGCAAACTGGGGACGGGTGCTCCTCGCAATCCGAAGGAAGTGCATGTGGATCTTTCCGCCGGAATCGTTTCCCAGTGGGATGAGACCAAGCTGAAGGCTGTCCTCGCGTGGATCTTCGCTCAAAAAGGCCATGTGACACGCATCGATGTGGCCCTGGACGACCGGGAGGCGACTGTCGCAGTCGAGACCGTGCGGCAAGCCGTGGAGGCCGGACAGCTCGTGAGCCGGTCCAAGCAATTCAAGGTGATTCAGGCTTCAAATCATCGCGAGGGCATCCGGACTGGAGAGACCCTGTATTTTGGCAGTCGGGAAAGCCAAAGCATGCTGCGGGTCTATGACAAGCGGTTGGAACTCCAGAGTCGTGGACGAGAAGACGCCCAGTCATATGGGGTGCGGTGGGAAATGGAATTCAAGCAGGATCGAGCTCAAGCCTGCGCGAAGGCTTTACTCACACTGGATTCTGAAGACTGGCGGGCCTTCTTGGTCGGGGTGCTGCGTTCCTATGTGGATTTCCGAGAGACGACGCGAGAGGCCGAATCGTACGAGAAGTATCGGGCGCCCTTGCTGAGCTGGTGGGAAGGCCTGACCGAAGGCTTCAAGCGCTGCCGGCTCGTGGTCGAACGGATTCAGCAACGGCTGGATGACGTGGCCGCTTGGCTCGCGCAATCCGTCGCCTCAATGCTCGCTGTGGTGGTGGCCTGTCGAGGCGATCAATTCCTCACTGAGCTGATCTATGCGGGTACGAAGAAATGGAACCAGAAGCACTATGCCCTGCTGAACCAACGAAAGAGCGGCACACCCTATGTCCTTAGAGTTTCATAA
- a CDS encoding helix-turn-helix domain-containing protein has product MEQTWLTVDELAAVLKVSPKSIRRAYRKGEIPVDRFCRFVRFDLERVKEALKAKGRGQTFVVSMRKEGQRSATDGASGRRAQRTSPRLGKTGASIARTPRGKK; this is encoded by the coding sequence ATGGAACAAACATGGTTAACCGTCGATGAGTTGGCCGCCGTCCTCAAAGTCAGTCCAAAGTCGATCCGCCGGGCCTACCGCAAAGGCGAGATTCCGGTAGATCGATTCTGCCGATTTGTACGTTTCGATCTGGAGCGCGTGAAGGAGGCCCTGAAGGCCAAGGGGCGTGGTCAGACCTTTGTGGTGTCCATGAGGAAGGAGGGACAGCGCAGCGCGACCGACGGCGCCAGCGGGCGGCGCGCGCAGCGGACCAGCCCCCGACTTGGTAAGACGGGGGCGTCTATCGCACGGACGCCAAGGGGGAAGAAATGA
- a CDS encoding response regulator produces MTIMIVEDNIVCAKLVEGLLQKAGYQTVVVNNGKEALELLPTLCNIHLVITDYLMPEINGIELIQQLKMLPGLRDIPAIILSAHCDIPTAKIARGLHCNSILVKPVKKEQLLERVEQVLSVQPLVLRSKFDVSDTLQIGDEEYQELSDMFAIQVNETIPYAVLEESTSNEPISGALNQSLGALAESACLLGADKFSSLYAKLLAEDALTRSQLSALVRALQELSLEFSARRGSKKVNDPAKAPPSEEASAA; encoded by the coding sequence GTGACCATTATGATCGTGGAAGACAATATTGTATGCGCGAAATTGGTCGAGGGGCTGCTCCAAAAAGCCGGTTATCAAACGGTTGTCGTCAATAACGGTAAAGAGGCGCTGGAGTTGCTCCCTACGCTATGCAACATCCATCTCGTCATCACGGATTATCTGATGCCGGAAATAAACGGTATCGAGCTGATTCAACAGTTGAAAATGCTTCCCGGCTTGAGGGACATTCCGGCCATCATTCTCTCGGCTCATTGCGATATCCCTACGGCCAAGATAGCGCGAGGTCTGCATTGCAATAGCATCCTCGTCAAGCCAGTGAAGAAGGAACAGTTGTTAGAACGGGTGGAACAGGTGCTGAGCGTCCAACCCCTGGTGTTGCGTAGCAAGTTTGATGTGTCCGACACCTTACAAATCGGTGACGAGGAATATCAGGAGCTGAGTGACATGTTTGCCATTCAGGTAAACGAAACCATCCCCTACGCAGTTCTGGAGGAATCCACATCTAACGAGCCGATCTCCGGAGCATTAAATCAATCACTGGGCGCTCTGGCGGAGAGCGCCTGTCTGCTCGGCGCAGACAAGTTCTCAAGCCTCTATGCGAAACTTCTGGCCGAGGATGCGTTGACACGATCACAGCTTTCTGCCCTTGTACGGGCATTGCAGGAATTATCATTGGAGTTCTCGGCGCGTCGTGGTTCGAAAAAAGTAAACGACCCAGCCAAAGCCCCGCCCTCCGAAGAAGCGTCCGCTGCCTAA
- a CDS encoding helix-turn-helix transcriptional regulator → MGSRITGTERVFRLGPQPTLTLRERLILDGLWSGKSTNQIAEQLGLSLNSIKAVRHRLLRKYQASNAAQLVRAALAHGDLTVV, encoded by the coding sequence ATGGGATCACGAATCACAGGCACGGAGAGGGTGTTTCGGCTGGGACCGCAACCAACACTGACCTTGCGCGAGCGGCTCATCCTGGACGGGCTATGGTCCGGGAAGAGCACGAATCAAATCGCGGAACAGCTCGGCCTGTCCCTGAATTCTATCAAAGCGGTGCGTCACCGCCTATTGAGGAAGTATCAGGCGTCCAATGCGGCGCAGCTCGTACGAGCCGCCCTCGCGCATGGCGATCTCACTGTGGTCTAG
- a CDS encoding tetratricopeptide repeat protein yields MNSRRHPAWYLAIALTGVVCGCAGQAPPPRSHHDATAGRIGVGAESPKSENGFSPVPPLLTADEYEHLADRSVAGRNLTVAMAQYEKALRLDPGRARVREKRGILFLERGLAEDALLEFRAMADQTPISAAAFDGEGRALASLGRLEDAQKAFRRALTLNPQDWRAYAWLGIVAYVQERYPDALAAFQTAYSIKPEHPALANNLGQTYVALRRYDDAIASFRLGDPYAQDHPRLTKNLIGALTLAGQHDAAEQVRRHQDHDVPTKAQHSQNTRFSE; encoded by the coding sequence ATGAATAGTCGTCGTCATCCTGCATGGTATCTTGCCATAGCTCTGACAGGTGTGGTGTGCGGGTGCGCGGGGCAAGCGCCTCCTCCGCGGAGTCATCATGACGCCACCGCCGGACGGATCGGCGTAGGGGCTGAGTCGCCGAAGTCGGAGAACGGGTTCTCGCCGGTACCCCCGCTTCTGACGGCCGATGAGTATGAGCATCTTGCAGATCGATCCGTGGCCGGGAGGAATTTGACCGTTGCGATGGCGCAGTACGAGAAAGCATTGCGACTGGACCCGGGGCGCGCACGGGTTCGAGAGAAACGCGGCATCCTGTTTCTTGAAAGGGGATTGGCCGAGGACGCCCTTCTGGAATTCAGGGCCATGGCCGATCAAACCCCGATTTCTGCTGCGGCGTTCGACGGGGAGGGGCGAGCGTTGGCGAGTCTTGGCCGGTTGGAAGATGCCCAGAAGGCGTTTCGCCGAGCCCTAACTCTGAATCCGCAAGATTGGCGCGCCTATGCGTGGCTGGGCATTGTTGCCTATGTTCAGGAACGGTATCCCGATGCTCTTGCCGCATTTCAAACCGCCTACTCCATCAAGCCGGAGCATCCTGCCCTGGCCAACAACCTTGGGCAAACCTACGTTGCATTGAGGCGCTATGATGACGCGATTGCCAGTTTTCGCTTGGGTGACCCGTATGCGCAGGATCATCCACGCCTCACCAAGAATCTCATCGGTGCACTGACATTGGCCGGACAACACGATGCGGCGGAGCAGGTTCGTCGGCACCAGGACCACGATGTGCCGACGAAAGCTCAGCACAGCCAGAACACACGTTTCAGCGAGTAA
- a CDS encoding type II secretion system F family protein yields the protein MDPWWALAGGVLFASLLMVGGGTLLAAEKLRASRWRRRIVGTTGKGSAAGIDRWRQLGIRLLTTWGRRAAPTGTEGESTHVRFLTAGLRSRNAPLLFYGTKVLGATGCPLVLFFLLQLLTAHPWWSNLIMAVAGCLAGWYAPDVWLRCRIASRQTQIVEGFPAALDLLVICVEAGLGLDVALNRVAHEMARMHRELSQELETLCVELRSGRSRQDAFRRAAQRMQVEEVHGFMAVVIQTERFGTSIGQALRIHADGLRTRQDLRATEIASQLPVKLLFPLIFFIFPGLFVILLGPAVIRGLRLLSDAVAP from the coding sequence ATGGATCCGTGGTGGGCGCTGGCCGGCGGGGTGTTGTTCGCGAGTCTTCTCATGGTAGGCGGGGGAACGCTATTAGCCGCGGAAAAGTTGCGGGCCAGTCGTTGGCGGCGACGAATCGTGGGGACCACCGGAAAGGGTTCCGCGGCGGGCATAGATCGATGGAGACAACTGGGTATTCGGCTACTGACAACCTGGGGGCGACGAGCGGCGCCGACTGGCACTGAAGGTGAGTCGACACATGTGCGCTTCCTCACGGCCGGCTTGCGGAGCCGGAATGCGCCGCTACTGTTCTATGGCACGAAAGTGCTAGGTGCGACGGGGTGTCCGCTCGTCTTATTTTTCCTGCTGCAGTTGCTGACGGCTCATCCGTGGTGGAGCAATCTAATCATGGCTGTTGCCGGTTGCTTAGCAGGATGGTATGCACCGGATGTGTGGCTTCGATGCCGCATTGCATCTCGGCAAACACAAATCGTAGAGGGATTTCCTGCTGCCCTCGATCTACTCGTGATATGTGTCGAAGCCGGACTTGGTCTTGATGTGGCCCTCAATCGGGTGGCTCATGAGATGGCGAGAATGCATCGGGAATTGAGTCAAGAGCTGGAAACACTATGCGTAGAGCTGCGCAGCGGGCGATCGAGGCAAGACGCGTTTCGTCGCGCCGCGCAACGCATGCAAGTGGAAGAGGTCCATGGTTTCATGGCGGTCGTCATTCAGACGGAACGATTCGGCACCAGCATCGGCCAGGCTTTGCGGATTCATGCGGATGGGTTACGGACCCGACAGGACCTGCGAGCCACAGAGATCGCGTCCCAATTGCCGGTAAAACTGCTCTTTCCGCTCATTTTTTTCATTTTTCCGGGGCTCTTCGTCATCCTCCTAGGGCCGGCAGTGATTCGAGGCCTTCGTCTTCTCAGCGATGCGGTCGCTCCCTGA
- a CDS encoding type II secretion system F family protein produces the protein MIIATLIVGFALSFGLAAAAGLYLWLPSGTDPALSTQRDSPRTEYGMGGATTITRMRRFSPIPWVDRTLSWWPGIDRWERWRQQAAISLSLDWLLLSVIGPTSFILLLMAMGGLDPVSGALVVALLWGSVRGVLAKRATRRLRDFQRQLPEALDMMGRSLRAGHSLLAGMKMVSDEFPAPVGPEFGRVVEEATFGVPLGDALSHLTDRFDSAALRFFVTSVMIQRESGGNLAEVIASISQMARKRFELASRVRAVSAEGRLSAMVLFALPLALAGILYMINTEYIMILFQDPLGQTMVTVAGMLMLCGAAITKRMVTVRI, from the coding sequence ATGATTATTGCGACGCTGATCGTGGGCTTCGCCCTGTCGTTCGGCCTGGCCGCAGCCGCAGGGCTGTATCTGTGGCTGCCGTCCGGAACGGACCCCGCGTTATCGACGCAGCGAGATTCCCCGCGCACAGAGTATGGCATGGGAGGAGCGACAACCATCACGCGGATGCGCCGCTTTAGTCCCATCCCATGGGTCGACAGAACTCTATCTTGGTGGCCGGGGATCGATCGGTGGGAGCGGTGGCGTCAGCAGGCTGCGATATCCCTGTCTCTGGATTGGCTTCTGCTCAGCGTAATCGGGCCGACCAGCTTCATCCTTCTCTTGATGGCGATGGGTGGGCTTGATCCGGTGAGCGGAGCTCTCGTCGTGGCTCTTCTGTGGGGAAGCGTTCGCGGTGTGCTGGCCAAGCGCGCCACTCGAAGGCTGCGCGACTTTCAACGCCAGCTACCCGAGGCGCTGGATATGATGGGACGGTCGTTGCGGGCCGGCCATTCCCTTCTGGCCGGGATGAAAATGGTGTCGGATGAATTCCCCGCACCGGTGGGTCCCGAGTTCGGACGGGTTGTGGAAGAGGCGACATTCGGAGTCCCGCTGGGCGATGCACTGAGCCATTTAACAGATCGATTCGATTCAGCAGCCCTCAGATTTTTCGTGACCTCCGTAATGATTCAACGCGAATCGGGTGGCAATTTGGCGGAAGTCATCGCGTCGATCAGTCAGATGGCGCGAAAGCGTTTCGAGTTGGCCTCCAGGGTGCGGGCGGTGTCCGCAGAAGGGCGGCTCTCAGCGATGGTGCTCTTCGCCTTGCCGCTCGCTCTCGCCGGTATCCTCTACATGATCAATACAGAATATATTATGATTTTGTTTCAGGATCCGCTCGGACAAACGATGGTCACCGTAGCAGGGATGCTGATGCTCTGCGGGGCTGCGATCACCAAACGCATGGTGACCGTTCGCATTTAA
- a CDS encoding CpaF family protein: MELTDSMPDSAFTGRNALKHRIQERLLARLDFSAMSLLDPIMLRAQLAMLVMQILEEDGAAFSDTDREEVINDVMNEILGLGPLEPLLQDEEVSDILVNTATRIYVERAGKLSLSPNRFRDNRHLRDVIDKIVARVGRRIDESSPMVDARLEDGSRVNAIIPPLALDGPIVSIRKFCRERLQLEHLVTGGALTPEIGEMLKAMVCGRLNILIAGGTGCGKTTMLNLLSGFIPAEERIITIEDAAELQLRQDHVVRLETRPSNVEGKGEISQRDLVRNSLRMRPDRIVLGEVRGPEALDMLQAMNTGHDGSLATIHANSARDAITRIETMVAMAGLNLPVHMLRHYVASALDVIVHLSRLSDGTRKLMSVQEVVGMEQDVIVLQEIFRFEQTGLDESRRVRGRFLAAGVRPHFMARLDALGIAVPPDLFDPNRIREV, from the coding sequence ATGGAGTTGACGGATAGTATGCCGGATTCGGCGTTCACGGGTCGGAATGCGCTCAAACACCGCATCCAAGAACGACTGTTGGCGCGCTTGGATTTTTCGGCGATGAGTCTCCTCGACCCCATCATGCTTCGAGCGCAACTGGCTATGCTGGTCATGCAGATCCTGGAAGAAGACGGCGCCGCGTTCAGTGACACCGACCGGGAAGAAGTGATCAACGACGTGATGAACGAAATTCTCGGCCTGGGCCCTCTGGAGCCGTTGCTGCAGGACGAAGAGGTGAGCGACATTCTCGTGAACACCGCGACGCGCATCTACGTGGAGCGCGCCGGAAAGCTGTCGCTGAGCCCGAACCGCTTTCGAGACAATCGCCATCTCCGGGACGTCATCGATAAAATCGTCGCCCGCGTCGGGCGACGGATCGATGAATCCTCGCCGATGGTGGATGCCAGATTGGAGGACGGGTCTCGTGTAAATGCCATTATTCCTCCGCTTGCGCTCGATGGTCCGATTGTATCCATCAGGAAATTCTGTCGAGAACGGTTACAACTGGAGCACTTGGTGACAGGGGGAGCGTTGACCCCAGAGATCGGCGAAATGCTCAAGGCAATGGTCTGCGGACGGTTGAATATTCTCATCGCCGGCGGCACCGGTTGCGGAAAAACCACGATGCTGAATCTTCTGTCAGGATTTATTCCGGCGGAGGAGCGGATCATCACGATCGAAGACGCCGCCGAACTACAGCTGCGTCAGGATCACGTGGTGCGCTTGGAAACCAGACCGTCCAATGTAGAAGGAAAGGGGGAAATCTCGCAGCGAGATCTCGTCCGTAACAGCTTGCGGATGCGGCCCGACCGTATTGTCCTGGGAGAAGTCCGCGGGCCGGAAGCCTTGGATATGCTGCAAGCCATGAATACCGGTCATGACGGATCGCTGGCCACGATTCACGCCAATAGCGCCAGAGACGCCATCACGCGCATCGAAACCATGGTGGCGATGGCCGGCCTCAATTTGCCCGTTCACATGCTGCGGCACTATGTCGCCTCTGCCCTGGACGTCATTGTGCACTTGAGCCGGCTCTCGGACGGAACTCGAAAGCTTATGAGTGTGCAGGAGGTTGTAGGTATGGAACAGGACGTCATTGTGCTGCAGGAGATTTTTCGCTTCGAGCAGACCGGGCTAGACGAATCCAGGCGCGTGAGGGGACGGTTTCTCGCCGCCGGCGTGCGTCCGCATTTCATGGCGCGGTTGGACGCTCTCGGTATTGCGGTGCCGCCGGATCTGTTCGATCCGAATCGTATTCGAGAGGTTTGA
- a CDS encoding pilus assembly protein, which translates to MMRKPLDLGHVENDRHCLECTGDVVRNAREDAGVTLRRYLSSAPPRANRRFANRWPPLPGHMNQRGAAAVEFALLLPVLIMVLFGIIEFGVALSRQQVLATASREGARLGIRQSVPRPTAADIQALARRVFTQAGVTGVTPMIAVTGAGGPSGTDLIVTVSAPYQFYVMANVIPALRGTVTLRSRTVMRHE; encoded by the coding sequence GTGATGCGTAAGCCTCTCGATCTCGGACATGTCGAAAACGACCGCCATTGCCTGGAGTGTACCGGAGACGTCGTTAGGAATGCACGTGAGGATGCAGGGGTGACTCTCCGCCGCTATTTGTCGAGCGCTCCGCCGCGCGCCAACCGCCGGTTCGCTAACCGGTGGCCTCCATTGCCAGGCCATATGAACCAGCGAGGCGCCGCTGCCGTTGAGTTTGCCCTCTTGCTTCCCGTCTTGATCATGGTGCTGTTCGGGATCATCGAGTTCGGCGTTGCGTTGTCCCGGCAACAGGTGCTGGCCACGGCTAGTCGGGAGGGGGCGCGTCTTGGCATTCGACAGTCCGTGCCGAGGCCGACCGCTGCCGACATTCAAGCGCTGGCACGCAGGGTGTTTACCCAGGCAGGAGTGACCGGCGTGACACCCATGATTGCCGTCACTGGCGCGGGTGGCCCTAGCGGGACCGATCTGATCGTGACGGTGTCGGCACCCTATCAGTTTTATGTGATGGCGAATGTAATCCCGGCACTCAGAGGAACTGTGACGCTTCGCTCGCGCACCGTGATGCGGCATGAGTAG
- a CDS encoding type II and III secretion system protein family protein, giving the protein MGGVRNQQVSWWKLILWGAFAVISAQPCSAAEWETRPVERVSVTIGKSMLIETSASLARVSVADPRVADALVLSPRQVYLMGKTAGVTNLTLWNTTGEVFAAYDVVVSPDVSRLQEHLHALFPDEKALRVVTTQEHIALSGTMTSSAALTQVLAVTETYAPGKVLNLLQVGGSHQVMLEVRVAEMDRTMLRRIGVNLSYVNGSGSQFGASVLKRLASPLPSGDASSVLSPLGAVPPFGFGLGQAVNALFRFQSGSANWTGFIDALKEDNLVKVLAEPTLIALSGQDAQFLAGGEFPIPVPQAFGVTTIQFQKFGIQLNFRPVVLSARQIAVTVTPEVSELDFANGLSIQGFVVPAITTRRASTMVELEDGQSFAIAGLLRESVRETVSKYPVLGDIPILGALFRSAQYQKNETELVIIVTPHFVRSMTDAQITLPTDGYLDPDDVDFYLKGRLPSRHGSASDMRGVEVPAGREEKSREATGLMMP; this is encoded by the coding sequence TCGAACGGGTGTCCGTCACGATCGGAAAATCGATGCTCATCGAAACGTCGGCATCGCTTGCCCGAGTATCCGTGGCCGATCCACGGGTGGCCGATGCGCTCGTGCTGAGCCCTCGTCAGGTGTACTTGATGGGAAAAACCGCCGGGGTGACGAACCTCACGTTATGGAACACCACCGGCGAAGTCTTTGCCGCCTATGACGTGGTGGTGTCTCCGGATGTCTCGCGCCTCCAGGAACATCTCCACGCCCTCTTTCCTGACGAGAAGGCCCTTCGAGTCGTGACGACGCAAGAGCATATCGCCTTGAGCGGTACCATGACCAGTTCGGCAGCTCTGACACAAGTCCTCGCCGTGACCGAAACCTATGCGCCGGGCAAGGTGCTGAATCTCCTGCAGGTCGGTGGAAGCCATCAAGTCATGCTGGAGGTCCGTGTTGCGGAAATGGACCGGACGATGTTGCGGAGGATCGGAGTCAATCTCTCCTATGTGAACGGATCCGGCAGTCAATTCGGCGCATCGGTCCTCAAGCGATTGGCGTCCCCTCTTCCTTCCGGCGACGCCTCATCCGTCCTTTCGCCGCTCGGTGCTGTGCCGCCCTTCGGATTCGGGCTGGGGCAAGCCGTGAACGCCTTGTTTCGCTTTCAGAGCGGGTCGGCCAATTGGACCGGTTTCATCGATGCTTTGAAGGAAGACAATCTGGTGAAGGTACTGGCGGAACCGACGTTGATCGCCTTAAGCGGACAGGATGCGCAGTTCCTCGCCGGTGGAGAATTTCCGATTCCCGTCCCGCAAGCCTTCGGCGTGACCACCATTCAGTTCCAGAAATTCGGCATCCAGCTCAATTTCCGCCCGGTGGTGTTGAGCGCGCGCCAGATCGCCGTCACCGTGACACCGGAAGTCTCGGAGTTGGATTTCGCGAACGGGCTCTCGATACAAGGCTTTGTCGTGCCTGCGATTACGACGCGGCGCGCCTCCACCATGGTTGAATTGGAGGACGGCCAGAGTTTCGCCATTGCGGGTCTGCTCAGGGAAAGTGTTCGGGAAACCGTCTCGAAGTATCCGGTCCTCGGCGACATTCCCATCCTTGGCGCGTTGTTCCGCAGCGCGCAATATCAGAAGAATGAAACGGAACTGGTCATCATCGTCACGCCGCATTTTGTCAGGTCGATGACGGATGCGCAGATCACGCTGCCCACCGATGGGTATCTGGACCCGGACGACGTCGATTTTTACCTAAAAGGTCGCTTACCGAGTCGACACGGTAGCGCATCGGACATGCGTGGCGTAGAGGTCCCAGCCGGCCGTGAAGAAAAATCGCGCGAGGCCACCGGCCTTATGATGCCCTGA